One Parasphingorhabdus cellanae genomic region harbors:
- a CDS encoding YnbE family lipoprotein translates to MNHKISQLTDASGNAIRSIMKSRKTSGLISGVTLGLSAVLAGCVQVSAPDKPIVINLNINIKQEVVYRLDGDAKDLINSEAEIF, encoded by the coding sequence ATGAACCATAAGATAAGTCAATTGACGGATGCATCTGGAAATGCGATTCGTTCAATTATGAAGAGTAGGAAGACATCTGGCCTGATATCGGGTGTCACCTTGGGGCTAAGTGCCGTTCTGGCAGGATGTGTGCAGGTTTCTGCGCCCGACAAACCCATCGTGATCAACTTGAATATCAACATAAAACAGGAAGTCGTCTATCGGCTGGATGGCGACGCAAAAGATTTGATTAACAGTGAAGCGGAGATTTTCTGA
- a CDS encoding YdbL family protein — protein sequence MFEFIRKNRAVAVVGGLALTAIVATPVMAQRDPAYAAARSSGVIGEKPDGYLGYVTSPSASVKAMVEDLNIKRKAAYTRKAQETNSTVEQFAFTSGCNLIMRTDAGEKYQAPDGSWQTRTSAAPTRDSRCP from the coding sequence ATGTTTGAGTTTATACGGAAAAATAGAGCAGTTGCCGTTGTTGGCGGATTGGCTTTGACCGCAATAGTTGCGACGCCGGTAATGGCACAGCGCGATCCCGCCTATGCTGCAGCGCGTTCTTCTGGCGTGATTGGTGAGAAGCCCGATGGATATCTGGGTTATGTGACATCGCCATCAGCGTCTGTTAAAGCCATGGTCGAGGATTTGAATATTAAGCGTAAGGCGGCTTACACCCGGAAGGCGCAGGAAACAAATTCCACAGTGGAGCAATTTGCATTTACTTCTGGGTGCAATTTAATCATGCGCACGGATGCTGGCGAGAAATACCAGGCTCCGGACGGCAGCTGGCAGACCAGAACATCGGCAGCTCCCACGCGGGATTCGCGTTGCCCTTAA